In the Thermoanaerobaculia bacterium genome, GACCCGCGGCCATTCAATCCATTATTTCAGCTCTTCCTCAGCTTTCCATACCCATCGTGGTTGCTCAGCATATGCCTCCCATCTTTACCCAGCTCTTTGCGGAACGAATGGATCGGATTGCCAAGATGACCGTCGTGGAAGCCAAGGATGGTCAGGTGGCAGAACCCGGTGTTGTCTATATCTCTCCCGGAGGGTCCCACATCTCTATTGCGCGGAGAGGTTCGGACTTTCACCTGCACATTCTCCCCCGAATGATCGATGATTTATATGCACCTTCCGTGGATGTTCTTTTTCGATCCGCCGCCAAAGCCTGCGGAGGCCGGATTCTGGCCGTCCTTCTCACGGGAATGGGATCCGACGGTGCGCAGGGATTGAAAATCATCCTTGATCAGGGCGGAACCACCCTGGTTGAATCCGAGCAGTCCGCAGTAGTCTTCGGGATGCCCGGCGAAGCCGTCCGCCTGGGTGCCGCCCAGCGCATTCTTCCTCTCTGGGAAATCCCCGGGGAGATCATCAAGATTCTCTAAATATTTCTGCGATCAAGCTGGAATAGGACCTTTTCACGTTCTGTTTTCATAGGGATGTTGTCCCTTTGGACAAATTTTTAATTGGGAGTTGCACCATGAAAACGAACGTAGGCGGAATCGATCGCGCTGTGCGCATTCTTATCGGAGTAACCATACTGACTCTCGGGTTTGTTCTGAAAACCTGGCTTGGACTTATCGGGCTCGTTCCACTGATGACCGGTCTCATTTCCTGGTGTCCGGCCTATATGCCCCTGGGACTATCTACCCGTTCAAAGAAACGATCTAATCCTAACGGATGGTAAGGCAAACCTACCGGTCTGATGACGACTGTCTGAGAAGCCGTAAGGGATCCTTCACCTGCAGGGGAAGAGTACATGCGTTTTCCTCTCCCTGATGCAGCGAAAGATCGGTAAACCCCAGAGATGTAAACTCATCCCTGTAAACCAGTGCCAGTGCCTCGGTCATGGGCGCGGATGGGGGAAAAACGATCCCGATATGGGTATTCATCCTTCCGTGAACATAGACATCGGCTTCAACGTTGCGTTCACTGAAACGGTCGCGAAGCTTTGTGACAAAGTCCTGTCTCCTGATGCTTTCAGAA is a window encoding:
- a CDS encoding chemotaxis response regulator protein-glutamate methylesterase is translated as MIRVLVVDDSAYNRMALTRMLSQHPEIEVIDTARNGEDALKKIHNAKPDVITLDLEMPVMDGFSVLRWLQQNQPTPVIVVSARASDANVFKALELGAVDFIAKPTGKASPTLQVIATDLIAKVKAASRAELKNAPPPRTPQPVSEEKAERKAGDYDCMVIGASTGGPAAIQSIISALPQLSIPIVVAQHMPPIFTQLFAERMDRIAKMTVVEAKDGQVAEPGVVYISPGGSHISIARRGSDFHLHILPRMIDDLYAPSVDVLFRSAAKACGGRILAVLLTGMGSDGAQGLKIILDQGGTTLVESEQSAVVFGMPGEAVRLGAAQRILPLWEIPGEIIKIL
- a CDS encoding DUF2892 domain-containing protein yields the protein MKTNVGGIDRAVRILIGVTILTLGFVLKTWLGLIGLVPLMTGLISWCPAYMPLGLSTRSKKRSNPNGW